In the genome of Pantoea agglomerans, the window AGGCGAAGGGCTGCCTCAAAGGCGCAGCGGTCGGCGGCGCGGCCGGGCATATCAAAGATCATGCCGTCGCCGGCGCGGCGGCGGGCTGCGCCGTAGGCCATCATATGGCCCATAAAAAAGAGAAAAAGGACGCGGAAAAGAATCAACAGCAGGCGCAGTAAGCTGGGTTTCAGGGCTGCCCGGGCGGCCCTGAGTTCGCCGTGCAGGTGAGGCTGTAAGATCTGAACGGCGCTGTGAGCTATCAGGCGCAGTAAAATAACGGGTAGCGCGGGTTTTGCATAAAGTAGGGTAGCGGACAGAACATCGAGGCGGTATGAATATCGCGATCACATTTAACATAATTATGATTATGCGAATTATGATCCAGTGTATACACAAAAGGCAAGCCTCAGATTAATGTTTACCACGTAATTTAACGGTTGCCGGTAATACCGTTTGCTGGTTAGTAGGTTCTTCGCCGCCAATCATCGCAGTCAACAGAGTGAAACATTCTTGGGCCAGTCTGGGAACATCTTGCTCAATAGTATCAATCGCGACAGAGAGCGAGTCATAGAGATAGTGATCGTCGAAGCTGGCCATACGCATATCGCTACTGAGCAAATGGTGCTGGCTCATATAGCGCAAAACGCCTTCCATCAGCCCGCAGGCAGCAGTGAATATCGCTTTAGGAGGACGGCCCAGTCTGGCACAAAGCGCTGCAAACATTTCGTAACCGCTGCTGGGGTGATAAGTACCATGAATGATCCACTCCGGACGAGGCGTAACGCCTGCACGTTCCAGTCCCGCCATAAAGCCCGCAAGACGGTCTCTGGTAGGAGAAAGGCGCGACTGCCCACCCAAAAAATAAATCTCGTCGGGATTAGCGCGCGCCATCCTTTCAACCAGGTCGGAGGTAGGCGTCACAGAGTCGGTGATCACCAGCGGCAGCCTGGTATCGCTCATGTAGCGGTCAAACAGCACCACCGGCAGTTGTTCGCTCAGCTTCACATAGTCGCTGTCGCTGAGCATGCTTGATGCCACAATTAATCCATCTACCTGACGCGCCACAAGGTTATCCACGACCACCCGCTCCTGCCCGGCATTTTCATCCGTACAGGAGATGAGCAACTGTAAACCCGCCTCGCGGCAGAGATTTTCCAGGGCATGAGAGAAAACTGCGAAACCATAATTAGTGATCTCAGGCACCACCAGACCCAGCGTATGGCTACGATTCTCACGTAACAGGCGCGCATGGATACTCGCCTGGTAGTGATGTTCACGCGCCAGCGTTAGTACTCTTTCGCGCGTCTCTTTCGCTACGCGCAACTCTTTGCCCCGGCCATTCAGTACCAGGCTGGCGGTTGCTTTAGATACGCCTGCCAACGCGGCGATATCGGCAATGGTAACGCGTCTGGTTTTTTTCACATCAATGCGACATTTAATGAAACAATGACTTATTCTACCATGAGGTGACGCAACGGCCAGTAGCGGGCATTCACTTCTTCGTCGCCGATCAGCGTGAGTTGCGCGTGATGCGCCGGAAAATAGCGGCTGCTCATCACGCCTTCACCCTCATTGATAAAAATTTCAACGCTGGAGTGATCGCATAATATATGCAGCTCAGTAACCGCTCCACGCCAGTAGCGATAGTGCCATTCGCCGCTCACCAAACTGCGCCGGGCGAGACGCAATCCTTCTCCATGCCAGTCCAGATACAAAGTTTCAGCAAAATTCAGCGTAATACCGCCCGACCCCGTAAGCACCAGTTCCAGCCGCTGCGCTGCTAACACCGGGGCGCCGCTTGCCCGACCGTAATAACGGTGTTCGTCGCCGCGCAATGCCTGCAATTCAGCGACCGGTCGCTGCAGAAGACGACCATCACGCGCGTCGAGTTCGCGCACGCAAGTCATCTGGTGGAGCCAGGATTGCGCAATTGTTGGCTGGTACATCTCTTCGCCGTCCGGCACGCCCATCCAGCCAATCAACAGCCGCCGTCCGTCGGCGGTAAGCGTGGTTTGCGGGGCGTAGAACTCAAAGCCAGCATCAAGCTCGTGAAAGGGTCCATGAGCGAAGTCGGCGGTGTCGTAATTAAAATTGCCAGCGAGCCAGGCACTGGCATGTGCGTTGAGAAAGCGCTGCTCTTCATGTGCAATGCCCTGCGGGCAGCAAATCAGGAAAGTCGTCTCCCCAAGAGTAAACAAATCTGGGCATTCCCACATATAGCCAGCGTCGCCCAGCCCGTTCAGACCGCTGCCGGCAATCTCGCCTAAAGGGTGCCAGTGATGCAAATCTGCAGAGCGCAGCAGCAGCACCTTGCCCTGCTTATGGCTGTCTTGTGCCCCGAGCACCATGTACCACTGATCGCCATGCCGCCATACTTTTGGGTCGCGAACATGTCCGGTATATCCCTCCGGCAGCGCGATAACCGGCCCCAGCTTATCGAAACAGCCCGCCTCATTTTGGACGGCCAGACATTGCCAGGCGGTGCGCGATCCGTCGTCAAATTTCACGTTGCCGGTGTAGATCAGCGTCAACACGCCGTTATCATCCACGGCGCTGCCAGAGTAGCAGCCGCTGCGGTCAAAGGCTTCATCAGGCATCAGCGCAATCGGCTCATGCTGCCAGTGGAGCAGATCGGTGGAACTCCAGTGTCCCCAGCATTTAAATTTGTGTTCACAGCCCAACGCATTCCACTGATAGAAGAGATGATAGCGACCAGCGAAATTGATAAAGCCATTGGGATCGTTAAGCAGCCCCGTTACCGGCGCAAGGTGCCAGCCAGGATAGTGGGGATCGCTGAGTGCCTTCGGCTGACCACGCATCACTGCGTTAAGAATTTGGGGTAACAGTGTGGTCGAGCCCATTAGTCTGCATCCGTTTTGTATTTGAGCAAATAAGAGAGAATAAACGCAGCGCTAAATGCGATCACCATGCCAGTCGCATAATTGAGCAGTGAGCTTGCCTGCACGATCGCGATGCCGGGAATACCGGTCAGGCCTACTGCGGTCATTGAAACATGCATTGATACCACCCAGGCCCCGCCTAACGCGCCGCCGACCAGTCCGGCAATGAACGGCTTCATAAAGCGCAGATTAATACCAAAAATAGCCGCTTCCGTAATGCCGAGCAGTGCGGAGAAGCCGGATGGCAGCGAAATCGCCTTGATTTTGACATCTTTGGTTTTGAACCAGACCGCCAGACAGGCGCCGCCCTGCGCCACATTCGCCATTGCCCAGATCGGCAGCAGGAAATTAACGCCAATCGACGGATTGCCAAGCAGCCCTGCCTCTATGGCATGGAAGCTGTGATGCACGCCGGTAATAACAATCACCGAGTACAGGCCGCCGAAGAGTAATCCAGCCAGCCAGCCCGCATGAGCAATGAGTGTGCTGAGCACAAATGAAATGCCGTCACCGAGCATACGGCCTGCCGGACCGATAATAAGTAGCGCAATGAAGCCGGAAATGATTACCGTCAGGAACGGCGTCAGGATCAGATCAAGTGCATCCGGAATCACTCGGCGCAGCTGTTTCTCCAGAATACTCATAAACCACACCGCCAGCAGTACCGGGAATACGGTGCCCTGATAGCCGATCATCGCCACTTCTATGCCGAAGAAGTTCATTGTGTGGTATCCGGCCGCTACGCCCCAGGCATTTGTCAGCGCAGGGTGTGTCAGAATGCCGCCCAGCGTGGCGCCGAGGAACGGGTTACCGCCAAATTCTCGCGCAGCGGTGAAGCCAATCAGGACTGGCAGAATGATGAATGCCGCCGAGCTGCACATATCCAGCATGATATAGAGCGCATTGTCGGGGTTTACCCAGCCGTAAGTTTTTACCATTCCCAGCAGTCCCATCAGCAGGCCGGATGCAACGATGGCCGGAATGATTGGGACAAATATATTCGACAGCAGACGCGCGATGCGCTGGAAGGGGTTGAGCTTGCGCGCGGCGATATCAGCCGCTTCTGACTTACTGGCTTCACTAATGCCGGCTTCGCGAATAAAGGCAGCGTAGACTTTATTAACCACGCCGGTGCCAAAGATCACCTGCAATTGTCCCGCATTGCGAAAACATCCTTTAACTCCCTCAATTTTTCCAATTGCGGCGGTATCCGCTTTGGCATCATCCACCAGCACCAGGCGCAAGCGCGTTGCACAGTGCGCCGCGCTGGCAATATTTTCTCGGCCTCCTAGCAACGGCAGCAGCGCGCGCGAGATGTTCACAAAATCCATAATGACCTCAGTTTTTCATTTTAATGCCAACAAAAGGGAACAGGGCCCCCGTGGGGGGCCGCAATATCAGAACCAGGTTTCCATCTGTACGCCGACATTCCACTCACCACCGGCCTTAAAGCCGCTGCTGCCAAAGGCATCATCTGTGGCGTAGTTATCCAGGCGGTGATCCCAGTCCATCCAGCTGGCGAACAGGCGGATTTCAGGACGTTTTAGAAATTCCCCGACGTCGCTCGCCTTCAGCGTCGGCGCCACGGTTAATTTGTAGAAGTTGCCGCTAACGGCGTTGCGGTTGTTGTAGCCTGCAGGACGCAGATCCATATACTGCCAGGAGCCTTCATACTGCATCTCGAAATTCTGGGTAATTTCCTGAATCAGACGCAGGTTAGCGGTAACCCATTTATAGCTGTCGCTTTTGACGTAACGGTCTTTACTGCTTTGCGCCAGTAGCGCCGGTGCGACATGCCAGCCCTCGCCGAGCGGCGTCATGCCATAACTGGCCAGACGCCAGGTATCAGCTTCCGGCAGCAGTGCGCCATCGGCACCGATGGTTTTCACCTCAGCGCCTAAGCCGTGACCATAGAGCAGCGCGGTTTTCGATGACCCTTCACGCAGGCCATAGAAGCTATCGCTGTGTAGTCCGATTAGCGCATGCACACCGTTGTTCGCTGCATCGTTTTTAACGCGATTGCCGTCAATATCGGTGCGCTCATTATTATCTTTAGCGCGCATGCCGCTCACCATCAGCTGCAGCGGCCCTACAAAATTATTCAGAGACAGAATGTAATTCTGTGCGGTGTTGTCATTATTCTCGATATCACCGAAGGTACGACCGTAAATCGCCAGGTTGCTGCGCGCTTCGTCGCTCCACTTGACGTCATAGATGCCTGCGCCGGTGCCAGCAAGAAACACCACGTCAGAATCAATCCAGTGAATATCGAAGTTATCGCGATCAAAGCGCTTACCAGCCCAGACGGTACTGTCTTTGAAGGCACCAGTGAACGTGGGCAACTGTCCAAGTTCCACGAAAGCCTGACGCAGGTTGAGATCGCTGCTGGCGGCACTCCAGTCATTGTAGGTTCGCTGACCGTCGGCCAGCATCGCCTTGAACCTGGTCGTCGCGCCGTTAGCGAGGATTTGCTTATGTTCGAGATTTAGCTCAACGTAGGTATCGGGTTCGTTGCCGAGTCGGCCAACGTGACCGCCGGTTTCTCCTGCCGGCGTGACGGTCGGGCCGCCCTGCGTTTTTGCTGCGGAGCTATTCATCAGCAGCCCTGAACGCGCGTAGCCATGGAATTCAAATCCATCTGTATTATTCCTGCTACTCTGTTCTGGTTTCTCGGCGCGCGGTTCTCTCTGTTCGTTCACGATCTGGGGCTGCTGTTGCTGCTGTTGCGTGGCAGTCAGCTTCTGTGCCTGATTCTCAGCAGCCAGCGCGCGGTATTCCGCAGCACTGGCCCGCTGTTCAGCTGCAGCCAGGCGTTTTTCCATTGCCGCGAGACGCGCTTCAATACTTTCCATAGAGTTAGCCGCCCAGGCGGGGCCAGAACTCAATAATGTGCCGAGGCTAAGCGCTAAAAGACGTTTTTTCACTGGTTTGCATCCCTGAGGTAAGGCCATCATCAATAAAACGTTATTGCTAAACCGATTTAGGTCAGCATCATAGTTGTGCTGATTTTGAAAGCGCAACGGAATTTGCTAAACCGGTTTAGTTGATGTGAGGCATGTCTCAAAACAGGGAGTAAAAGCGATTACTGATTGAGGTGATCCTGCAGTTGCGGGTAATCAGGCAAAGCTGTCATTGCCCCTTTGGCTGTTGTCGCAAGCGCGCCGCATGCCTGTGCGCACTGCAGACGTGCCGCCAGTTGCGCAGCATCAGCAGGAAGCCCGTTCTGCGCAAGTCCCCATAACAGCCCTGCGACAAAGGCATCTCCAGCACCGGTTGTATCGATGCTGAGTACGGGCTTCGCCGGATAGTGAACAAGCCCGTCGTTATACCAGGCCCATACGCCTGCGCTACCCTGAGTGACCAACAGTAATCTGATCGCAAAATGCTTCGCCAGCTCCTCGATAGCGGCTTCAACGTCGGCGCAATCCGCTATCCATATCAGCTCTTCCTCGGAAAGCTTCACAACATCTGCCAGTTGAAGTGCCTGCCTGATACAGCGATGGAGTTCAGCTTTATCCTGCCAGAGATCGAGTCGAATATTGGGGTCAAAACTGACATAGCCGCCTGCGTCACGCACTGATTTCATTGCCTGTAAGGTGGTGCTTCTAGAGGGTTCCTGAAGCAGTGCAATTGAGCAACAGTGTAACCAGTCGTGAGGGATAAACTGAGGAAGATCATGGCGTTCCAGAAATAAGTCCGCGCCTGGGCGAACCATAAATGTGAAGGTACGTTCACCCTCGGCGTCCAGTGCTACTACCACGGTTGAAGTGCGGTGCGTCTTATCCATCAACATGCAGGAGACATCCACATTTTCCCTCTCAAGCACTTGTCGCAAAAAGCGTCCGAAAGGATCGTCTCCCACACGGCCAATAAATCGACTGTTTCCTCCAAGCCGGGCGATTCCCACCGCCACGTTAGCCGGCGCGCCTCCAGGACATTGCAGGAGACGCCCGTCCTCTTCAGGAAGCAAATCAACCACCGCATCACCTAAACACCAGATTCGATTCATCAGTAAACTCCAGTAAAAAGCTAAACCGATTTAGCTATGTGGCGATAGTATGCATTAAGGATTTGGACATTGTCACGGCTGTTAATAATGCCAGGCAGCAGGTAAAGGCAGATAACAGATTTGGATAGCGCTCTTACAAAGGACGCCCGGTTCCATGATAGTGTCCCCAGCCACTCCTCCGGCTCAAACAACCGGGATAAAGAGAGAGTCGGGCATGTTGGCGTAGCGGTTATGATTTAGCTGACGTTATTGTCGATGGGCTTCCTGATATCACCCCGTTACTTCTGAGAGCGCTTTACGCACGTCGCCGGTCGCCGCCGCATCAAGCGGCGTGACCAGGGCATAATTGTAATGCTCATCACTCCAGTACTGCGCCATCACATTCTCGGCTTTGCGCTCGCCGTGCGGCAGCTTAACCGGACTGAGCGGCCGGATATACCAGGCGAGGCGGGTGCCGTGCGCATCCTGATACATCACCAGCGCCGCCGGGCCCTGCGCCGTTGCTATCAGGCGCGCGCCGAGCGGTTTAAAGCCATACTGCTCCAGATTAGGCGGCAAATTGCCGTTGATAAAATAGCGCCCGACCCAGCTCGCCAGCTCGTTTTGCTGGCTGGCGACCACGTCCATCGGCGTCAGCGTCGCATTGCCGAACAGCTTATAGGCCTGCACCGCATCTTCCATCGGCAAATGACCGGCCATTTGCGAATCTTTCAGCTGCCAGCCGGTAAAGCCGCCGACGCTAAGGGATAGAACCAATACGCAGGCAAGCGCCAGCTTTCGCTGCCGCTGCTGCCGCGCACGGCGGCGAAAAGCGTGCGGCTCGGGCGTTTCCAGCGTCTGCTTTTGCTGGTGCATCGCCTGCCGCAAAAGCTGCATCTCATAACGCATCTCCGCCACGCGTTCGGCAGCCTGAGGATCCTCCGCCAGATAACGCTCGACGCGTCGTGCGGTAGCGTCATCCGCTTCGCCATCTATCCAGGCGTGCAGATCCTCTTCGTCGGGTTTCATTTCAGTCTCCTTAGGGGTAACGGCTTGACCTTGCCTTCTAATTTCTCATGCAGCAGTTTTCGCGCCCGGGAGAGACGCGACATCACCGTTCCCAGCGGGATATCCAGCGTCTCGGCCGCCTCTTTATAGCTCAGCCCCTCCACGCTCACCAGCAGCAGTATGGCGCGATAATCGGTCGGCAACGTCGCGAACAACGCCAGCGTATCGTCTGCAATCGCCATCGACTCGGTAGAGCTACTCAACGCCTCCTCGCCGGTAAAAAAGGCGAGAAGCGTTCGATAGCGCTTTCGCCGCCGTTCGCCGTCGATAAACTGCCGATAAAGAATGGCAAACAGCCAGGCGCGCAGGCTCTGCTCATCCCGGCTCTGCGGCGTTCGCGTCAATGCCTTGATTAAACAGCTTTGCACTAAATCATCAGCGCTGTGCGGGCTGCGGGTCAGCCACAGCGCGAAGCGTTGCAGATGCGGCATCACGTCCCGGATCTCTTCGTCAGTCAGCTGCGACACAGGCTTTCCTCAGCGTTTGCGGGTTCCCGCCATACTGTTAAACACACCGTCGCGCAGTACCAGCGCATGCAGTAACGCCGCCGCCAGATGCGCCATGATGGTCAGGAATAGCAACAGCGCGACGATGGAATGCAGCGGACGCAACAGCGCGTACCAGTCGTTATTCACCGGCACGATGGCCGGCAATACGAATCCGCCGCCGAGGGTCACCGGATAGCCCGCCGCCGAAAGCATCGCCCAGCCAATCAGCGGTTGAGCCAGCATCATTGCATACAGCGCCCAGTGCGACAGGTGCGCCAGGGCGCGCTGCCAGGCGGGAATCGAGCCGGGCAGCGGCGGAATGGCGGTATAAAAGCGCAGCCACAGCCGAACCACCACCAGCACAAATATCATCAGGCCCAGCGGCTTGTGAATCGCCACCAGCAGGCCGTGCAGCGAGGAGACGGTCGACACCATCGCCACACCGATAAATAACATAGTCATTATCGCCAGCGCCATTAGCCAGTGCACCAGACGCAGCGCGGGATGAAAATAGGTTACCTGTTTCATAATGGATGACCTGCCTGTTCAGACTGTTCGCGGGTGCGCTGGTTATAGGATTTGGCATAGGCTGCGGAGCGCGCATTCAGTAAGGGATCGTCGGAGGCGGCGATGCCATCGGGCAGAATCAGCGGATCGTAATTGATATCGTTGCACGGGCCCTGCTGCTGAGGCAGCGAACGGGTCACCACCAGCGTCCCGGCATTAATGGTCTGGCGATCGGCAGGCCAGACTTTCGATGCGTCGTTACCCGCATCGCCCGCGCCAGCCAGGGTTACCATCAGATCCCATTTCAGCGGCCCGTTCGCCAGACGCTGCGCAAGATCCTTTTGCAGGAAATCTTTGTCGGTTTTCTCTTCCGCGGTCTCTGGCTGACGGGGCGTTTGCGCCACCATACTCCAGCGCACCAGATGCGCAGCGCTGGATTTATCGATAAAACGGAAGGCATTCAGGCTGTTGAAGCTGTCGCTGCTCCAGCTGGACGAGGGCACGTACCCTTTTATCCAGGCGAGGAAAGGTTTGATTTCCGGATGCTGAAGCACAAAGGCTTTCATTCTGGCCGGATCGGGTTTGCCGGTAGCCGGATCGGGTCGCGAAGCGACCTGCTGATCGTAGAACCCCTGCACGGTGGCAACCGGAAAGAACGGGATCGCATTCATGCCGGTACGCCACTGCTGTCCGTCCGCCTGTTGAAACAGCAGCGCCATGCTGCGCACCGGAACGGCATAATCGGGCGCCCCGGGGTTGCCGCCGGCGATGGCAAAGCGTCCCGTTACCGGCGTCGTCGCGCCCTGCGCGAACAGCGGCGCGCGCGAGAAGGCGCTGGCGTTGCCGGTTGCCCTAAACTCGCCGATGACGCAGACCCCTTTGGCGTGATTGCGCCGATACCCAGGATGTTCGCCGCCGGACTGCTGCAATGCCGTAACCAGCTTATCGGCGGAGAGACGCTGCGGCGCCAGCCAGCCGCCGGCCCATAAAAACACGATGATCAGCGCCAGCGGAACCACGCCGACCAGCGCGAGGCGCGCGACTTTCTGGCCGGTGGAAAGTGGAGAGTTCGTCATAGGATAGGATCGCCTGTTTGCAAAGAGCGCATAAGACGAACCAGCGACAGCTTTATTCCCGAGGCATAAGATTTTTTTTCGGCTGCGGGGAAACCGCTCAGGCTGTCGGTAACGACGTGGAAAACAAGCGGAGCGGCGTCATGCAGACTCGCGCACGACAAGTTCGCCGCTCAGCAAGATGCGCTGCCTGGGCAAACCAGGATCCCGGATGTTGCTGACAATCAGCTCTACCGCCTGCCGTCCGGTTTCCTCGCTCGCGGATGAGACGTAGGTCAAGGAGGGAGACGTAAGATTGACCTGCAG includes:
- a CDS encoding substrate-binding domain-containing protein; the protein is MKKTRRVTIADIAALAGVSKATASLVLNGRGKELRVAKETRERVLTLAREHHYQASIHARLLRENRSHTLGLVVPEITNYGFAVFSHALENLCREAGLQLLISCTDENAGQERVVVDNLVARQVDGLIVASSMLSDSDYVKLSEQLPVVLFDRYMSDTRLPLVITDSVTPTSDLVERMARANPDEIYFLGGQSRLSPTRDRLAGFMAGLERAGVTPRPEWIIHGTYHPSSGYEMFAALCARLGRPPKAIFTAACGLMEGVLRYMSQHHLLSSDMRMASFDDHYLYDSLSVAIDTIEQDVPRLAQECFTLLTAMIGGEEPTNQQTVLPATVKLRGKH
- a CDS encoding sucrose-6-phosphate hydrolase; amino-acid sequence: MGSTTLLPQILNAVMRGQPKALSDPHYPGWHLAPVTGLLNDPNGFINFAGRYHLFYQWNALGCEHKFKCWGHWSSTDLLHWQHEPIALMPDEAFDRSGCYSGSAVDDNGVLTLIYTGNVKFDDGSRTAWQCLAVQNEAGCFDKLGPVIALPEGYTGHVRDPKVWRHGDQWYMVLGAQDSHKQGKVLLLRSADLHHWHPLGEIAGSGLNGLGDAGYMWECPDLFTLGETTFLICCPQGIAHEEQRFLNAHASAWLAGNFNYDTADFAHGPFHELDAGFEFYAPQTTLTADGRRLLIGWMGVPDGEEMYQPTIAQSWLHQMTCVRELDARDGRLLQRPVAELQALRGDEHRYYGRASGAPVLAAQRLELVLTGSGGITLNFAETLYLDWHGEGLRLARRSLVSGEWHYRYWRGAVTELHILCDHSSVEIFINEGEGVMSSRYFPAHHAQLTLIGDEEVNARYWPLRHLMVE
- a CDS encoding sucrose-specific PTS transporter subunit IIBC, whose protein sequence is MDFVNISRALLPLLGGRENIASAAHCATRLRLVLVDDAKADTAAIGKIEGVKGCFRNAGQLQVIFGTGVVNKVYAAFIREAGISEASKSEAADIAARKLNPFQRIARLLSNIFVPIIPAIVASGLLMGLLGMVKTYGWVNPDNALYIMLDMCSSAAFIILPVLIGFTAAREFGGNPFLGATLGGILTHPALTNAWGVAAGYHTMNFFGIEVAMIGYQGTVFPVLLAVWFMSILEKQLRRVIPDALDLILTPFLTVIISGFIALLIIGPAGRMLGDGISFVLSTLIAHAGWLAGLLFGGLYSVIVITGVHHSFHAIEAGLLGNPSIGVNFLLPIWAMANVAQGGACLAVWFKTKDVKIKAISLPSGFSALLGITEAAIFGINLRFMKPFIAGLVGGALGGAWVVSMHVSMTAVGLTGIPGIAIVQASSLLNYATGMVIAFSAAFILSYLLKYKTDAD
- a CDS encoding carbohydrate porin; amino-acid sequence: MALPQGCKPVKKRLLALSLGTLLSSGPAWAANSMESIEARLAAMEKRLAAAEQRASAAEYRALAAENQAQKLTATQQQQQQPQIVNEQREPRAEKPEQSSRNNTDGFEFHGYARSGLLMNSSAAKTQGGPTVTPAGETGGHVGRLGNEPDTYVELNLEHKQILANGATTRFKAMLADGQRTYNDWSAASSDLNLRQAFVELGQLPTFTGAFKDSTVWAGKRFDRDNFDIHWIDSDVVFLAGTGAGIYDVKWSDEARSNLAIYGRTFGDIENNDNTAQNYILSLNNFVGPLQLMVSGMRAKDNNERTDIDGNRVKNDAANNGVHALIGLHSDSFYGLREGSSKTALLYGHGLGAEVKTIGADGALLPEADTWRLASYGMTPLGEGWHVAPALLAQSSKDRYVKSDSYKWVTANLRLIQEITQNFEMQYEGSWQYMDLRPAGYNNRNAVSGNFYKLTVAPTLKASDVGEFLKRPEIRLFASWMDWDHRLDNYATDDAFGSSGFKAGGEWNVGVQMETWF
- a CDS encoding aminoimidazole riboside kinase, whose product is MNRIWCLGDAVVDLLPEEDGRLLQCPGGAPANVAVGIARLGGNSRFIGRVGDDPFGRFLRQVLERENVDVSCMLMDKTHRTSTVVVALDAEGERTFTFMVRPGADLFLERHDLPQFIPHDWLHCCSIALLQEPSRSTTLQAMKSVRDAGGYVSFDPNIRLDLWQDKAELHRCIRQALQLADVVKLSEEELIWIADCADVEAAIEELAKHFAIRLLLVTQGSAGVWAWYNDGLVHYPAKPVLSIDTTGAGDAFVAGLLWGLAQNGLPADAAQLAARLQCAQACGALATTAKGAMTALPDYPQLQDHLNQ
- a CDS encoding anti-sigma factor family protein produces the protein MKPDEEDLHAWIDGEADDATARRVERYLAEDPQAAERVAEMRYEMQLLRQAMHQQKQTLETPEPHAFRRRARQQRQRKLALACVLVLSLSVGGFTGWQLKDSQMAGHLPMEDAVQAYKLFGNATLTPMDVVASQQNELASWVGRYFINGNLPPNLEQYGFKPLGARLIATAQGPAALVMYQDAHGTRLAWYIRPLSPVKLPHGERKAENVMAQYWSDEHYNYALVTPLDAAATGDVRKALSEVTG
- a CDS encoding RNA polymerase sigma factor, encoding MPHLQRFALWLTRSPHSADDLVQSCLIKALTRTPQSRDEQSLRAWLFAILYRQFIDGERRRKRYRTLLAFFTGEEALSSSTESMAIADDTLALFATLPTDYRAILLLVSVEGLSYKEAAETLDIPLGTVMSRLSRARKLLHEKLEGKVKPLPLRRLK
- a CDS encoding cytochrome b; this encodes MKQVTYFHPALRLVHWLMALAIMTMLFIGVAMVSTVSSLHGLLVAIHKPLGLMIFVLVVVRLWLRFYTAIPPLPGSIPAWQRALAHLSHWALYAMMLAQPLIGWAMLSAAGYPVTLGGGFVLPAIVPVNNDWYALLRPLHSIVALLLFLTIMAHLAAALLHALVLRDGVFNSMAGTRKR
- a CDS encoding catalase family peroxidase, coding for MTNSPLSTGQKVARLALVGVVPLALIIVFLWAGGWLAPQRLSADKLVTALQQSGGEHPGYRRNHAKGVCVIGEFRATGNASAFSRAPLFAQGATTPVTGRFAIAGGNPGAPDYAVPVRSMALLFQQADGQQWRTGMNAIPFFPVATVQGFYDQQVASRPDPATGKPDPARMKAFVLQHPEIKPFLAWIKGYVPSSSWSSDSFNSLNAFRFIDKSSAAHLVRWSMVAQTPRQPETAEEKTDKDFLQKDLAQRLANGPLKWDLMVTLAGAGDAGNDASKVWPADRQTINAGTLVVTRSLPQQQGPCNDINYDPLILPDGIAASDDPLLNARSAAYAKSYNQRTREQSEQAGHPL